A single region of the Tursiops truncatus isolate mTurTru1 chromosome 18, mTurTru1.mat.Y, whole genome shotgun sequence genome encodes:
- the LOC117308842 gene encoding kelch repeat and BTB domain-containing protein 6 yields MQSREEASRSRRLASPRGGKRPKRVHKPTVSAFFTGPEELKDTAHSAALLAQLKSFYDARLLCDVTIEVVTPGSGPGTGRLFPCNRNVLAAACPYFKSMFTGGMYESHQTNVTMHDVDAESFEVLVDYCYTGRVSLSESNVERLYAASDMLQLEYVREACASFLARRLDLANCTAIFKFADAFGHRKLRSQAQSFIAHNFKQLSQMSSIREESLADLTLAQLLTVLRLDSLNIEHEQTVCHVAVQWLEAAPKERGPSAAEVFKCVRWTHFTDEDRNYLEGLLTNTMVKKYCLDLVEGARQMRYGDTLCKSLVPKPESSSGGSSSSGGGGVSSVVSGAGGGGGCSSSSVVSVAENPPQRLGVYAKKMVIFFGHPRDPFLCCDPYSGDIYKVPSPLTCLAHTRTVTTLAVCVSPDHDIYLAAQPRKDLWVYKPAQNSWQQLADRLLCREGMDVAYLNGYIYILGGRDPITGIKLKEVECYSVQRNQWALVAPLPHSFISFDLMVIQNYLYALNSKRMFCFDPSHNMWLKCVSLKRNDFQEACVFNDEIYCICDIPVMKVYNPVRGEWRQINNIPLVSETNNYRIINHGQKLLLITSRTPQWKKNRVTVYEYDIRGDQWINIGTTLGLFQFDSNFFCLSARVYPSCLEPGQSFLTEEEEVPSESSTEWDLGGFSELDSESGSSSSLSDDDLWVQVAPQ; encoded by the coding sequence ATGCAGTCCCGGGAAGAAGCTTCGCGCTCTCGCCGCCTTGCCAGTCCCCGCGGCGGGAAGCGGCCCAAAAGGGTTCACAAACCCACGGTTTCAGCTTTTTTCACGGGCCCGGAGGAGCTGAAGGACACGGCCCATTCCGCAGCCCTGCTGGCccagctcaagtccttctacgaCGCGCGGCTGCTCTGTGATGTGACCATCGAGGTGGTCACGCCTGGCAGCGGGCCTGGCACGGGCCGCCTCTTCCCCTGCAACCGTAACGTGCTGGCTGCCGCGTGTCCCTACTTCAAGAGCATGTTCACCGGCGGCATGTACGAAAGTCACCAGACGAACGTGACCATGCACGATGTGGATGCCGAGTCCTTCGAGGTGCTGGTCGATTACTGCTACACGGGTCGTGTGTCTCTGAGTGAATCCAACGTGGAGCGCCTGTACGCCGCCTCCGACATGCTGCAGCTCGAGTATGTGCGTGAAGCCTGTGCCTCCTTCCTAGCCCGCCGCCTTGACCTGGCCAACTGCACGGCCATCTTCAAGTTCGCCGACGCCTTTGGCCATCGCAAGCTGCgatcacaggctcagtcgttTATAGCCCACAACTTCAAGCAGCTCAGCCAGATGAGTTCGATTCGGGAGGAGTCTCTGGCAGATCTGACCCTGGCCCAACTTCTGACTGTCCTGCGCCTGGACAGCCTAAACATCGAGCATGAGCAGACCGTGTGCCAcgtggcggtgcagtggttggagGCGGCTCCCAAGGAGCGGGGTCCCAGCGCTGCAGAAGTCTTCAAGTGTGTCCGCTGGACACACTTCACCGATGAAGATCGGAATTACCTGGAGGGGCTGTTGACCAACACCATGGTGAAGAAGTACTGTCTGGACCTTGTTGAAGGGGCCCGGCAGATGCGATATGGTGACACGTTGTGCAAGTCTCTGGTGCCAAAGCCAGAGAGCAGCagcggtggcagcagcagcagcggcggcggcggcgttaGCAGTGTCGTTAGCGGCGCtggtggcggcggcggctgcagcagcagctcTGTTGTATCGGTGGCAGAAAATCCACCCCAGAGGCTGGGTGTGTATGCCAAGAAGATGGTGATCTTCTTTGGACATCCCAGAGATCCCTTTCTGTGCTGTGACCCATACTCGGGGGACATTTACAAAGTGCCATCACCTTTGACCTGCCTTGCTCACACTAGGACTGTGACCACCTTAGCTGTCTGTGTCTCTCCAGACCATGACATCTATCTGGCCGCCCAGCCCAGGAAAGACCTCTGGGTGTATAAACCAGCCCAGAATAGTTGGCAGCAACTTGCTGACCGCCTGCTCTGCCGTGAGGGCATGGATGTGGCATACCTCAATGGCTACATTTACATTTTGGGTGGGCGAGACCCTATTACCGGCATTAAACTGAAGGAGGTGGAGTGCTACAGTGTCCAGAGGAACCAGTGGGCACTGGTGGCTCCCCTGCcccattcttttatttccttcgaTCTGATGGTAATTCAAAACTATCTTTACGCTCTCAATAGTAAGCGCATGTTCTGCTTTGATCCCAGCCACAATATGTGGCTGAAGTGTGTTTCTCTGAAGCGCAATGATtttcaggaagcctgtgtcttCAATGATGAGATCTATTGCATCTGCGACATCCCTGTCATGAAGGTCTACAATCCAGTCAGAGGAGAGTGGAGGCAGATTAATAACATTCCCTTGGTGTCAGAGACTAACAACTACCGGATTATCAATCATGGCCAAAAACTGTTGCTGATCACCTCACGCACCCCGCAGTGGAAAAAGAACCGGGTGACCGTGTATGAATATGATATTAGGGGTGACCAGTGGATTAATATAGGTACCACATTAGGCCTGTTCCAGTTTGATTCTAACTTTTTTTGCCTCTCAGCTCGCGTTTATCCTTCCTGCCTTGAACCTGGTCAGAGTTTTCTCACTGAGGAGGAAGAAGTGCCCAGTGAATCTAGCACTGAGTGGGATTTAGGTGGATTCAGTGAGCTGGACTCTGAGTCAGGAAGTTCAAGTTCTTTATCTGATGATGATTTGTGGGTTCAGGTAGCCCCTCAGTGA